Proteins found in one Streptomyces sp. CB09001 genomic segment:
- a CDS encoding aminoglycoside phosphotransferase family protein, producing MIDVPEKLAAAQAKYNGEAGRAFVEGLPALAAGFLERWELRLDGPSMHGWAALVLPVVRRDGTEAVLKLQILDAETEGEPLALRVWDGDGAVRLLDHDPATGTMLLERLDAGRMLSHVADSREAVLVIARMLAHLTATPAPPGVRRLGDIARGMLERTPDTLERIPDPADRRLVADCAAAVREVADEPGDRLLHWDLHYENVLAADRAPWLAIDPKPLAGDPGFDLLPALDNRYDPGETRWRFDAMTDVLGLDRERARAWSLGRVLQNSLWNVEDGDPLETEQLEIGRLLRDL from the coding sequence GTGATCGACGTACCCGAGAAGCTCGCGGCCGCGCAGGCGAAGTACAACGGGGAGGCCGGGCGCGCCTTCGTCGAGGGGCTGCCGGCGCTGGCGGCCGGATTCCTCGAGCGGTGGGAACTGCGGCTCGACGGGCCGTCGATGCACGGGTGGGCGGCGCTGGTCCTGCCGGTCGTGCGCCGGGACGGCACCGAGGCCGTGCTGAAGCTCCAGATTCTCGACGCCGAGACCGAGGGCGAGCCACTCGCCCTGCGGGTGTGGGACGGAGACGGCGCGGTGCGGCTGCTCGACCACGATCCGGCCACCGGCACCATGCTCCTGGAGCGCCTGGACGCCGGCCGCATGCTCAGCCACGTCGCGGACTCCCGCGAGGCCGTCCTGGTCATCGCCCGGATGCTCGCGCACCTCACCGCGACCCCCGCGCCGCCCGGCGTGCGCCGTCTCGGGGACATCGCGCGGGGCATGCTGGAGCGGACCCCCGACACCCTGGAGCGCATCCCCGACCCGGCGGACCGGCGGCTGGTCGCCGACTGCGCCGCCGCCGTGCGCGAGGTCGCCGACGAGCCGGGCGACCGGCTGCTGCACTGGGACCTGCACTACGAGAACGTCCTCGCCGCGGACCGCGCCCCCTGGCTCGCCATCGACCCCAAGCCGCTGGCCGGCGACCCCGGGTTCGACCTGCTGCCCGCCCTCGACAACCGCTACGACCCGGGCGAGACCCGGTGGCGTTTCGACGCCATGACCGACGTCCTCGGGCTCGACCGGGAGCGGGCCCGCGCCTGGTCCCTCGGCCGGGTGCTGCAGAACAGCCTGTGGAACGTCGAGGACGGCGACCCGCTGGAGACGGAGCAGCTGGAGATCGGGCGGCTGCTGCGCGACCTGTGA
- a CDS encoding response regulator transcription factor, with the protein MTSATSTTSAHGPGKAVGVVDRRVPVAVSAPDPISREGAVSQLRRHPEIDLREESGPGTVALLIEDALDDAALTRLRRIVRSEGARAVLVIGAIRESELLDVVECGVGAIVWRHEATAHRLVQAVLAASRGDGDLPADLLGRLISQVGTLHRGAAGRPGAPSLGLAPREVDVLRLVAEGLDTGEIAGKLSYSERTVKNVMHGLTTRLHLRNRAHAVAYALREGYI; encoded by the coding sequence ATGACATCCGCCACATCCACGACGTCCGCGCACGGGCCGGGCAAAGCGGTCGGCGTCGTCGACCGGCGAGTCCCGGTGGCGGTGTCCGCTCCGGACCCGATCAGCCGCGAGGGCGCGGTCAGCCAGTTGCGCCGGCACCCGGAGATCGACCTGCGCGAGGAGTCGGGGCCCGGCACGGTGGCCCTGCTCATCGAGGACGCGCTCGACGACGCGGCGCTCACCCGGCTGCGCCGGATCGTGCGCAGCGAGGGCGCACGCGCCGTCCTCGTGATCGGTGCGATCCGCGAGAGCGAACTGCTCGACGTCGTCGAGTGCGGCGTCGGCGCCATCGTCTGGCGGCACGAGGCCACCGCCCACCGGCTGGTGCAGGCCGTACTGGCCGCCTCGCGCGGCGACGGCGACCTGCCCGCGGACCTGCTGGGCCGGCTCATCAGCCAGGTGGGCACGCTGCACCGAGGCGCGGCGGGACGCCCCGGCGCCCCCTCGCTGGGCCTCGCACCCCGAGAGGTGGACGTCCTGCGGCTGGTCGCCGAGGGTCTCGACACCGGAGAGATCGCCGGCAAGTTGTCCTACTCCGAACGCACCGTCAAGAACGTGATGCACGGGCTCACCACGCGGCTCCATCTGCGCAACCGCGCCCACGCCGTGGCCTATGCCCTCCGGGAAGGCTACATCTGA
- a CDS encoding LuxR family transcriptional regulator — protein sequence MTGPLRERDDAHALLAAEIERARAGTGRLVLLRGASGTGRTAVLETAARHAEDLGLRVLRVRCSPEDTSVPFSMVLHLLGPVPEFTDMAPGGDDRGSAARLWRLLRSYAAEGPVLLAVDDVHLADDSSRRWLTEAARHVDRLPVLLVATERSQYDVDPRPAGLTQALSPSLVRTHTLAPLSDSAAAGLVRDAFPDASARWTEECVRAGAGSPLLLHALLDDLGGTPHPGGIPPVPDSCAALYPGSYPAAVSWWLNSAGPATADVARCLAALEQAWPTSPPDHRAALRHALPHPRTPHTETLYRQVPPSDGVYQQASPLNGVYGQVSRSDAAYGQASPSDGVYREASPLDGAYGQVSRSDAAYGQASPLDGVYREASPSDGMYREVSPFGAGYPRASLSDGAYRQDSPFGIARRHTHETPTARTRRPRDIAPGCRDVWSADPGGGVDPRTPLPGGTGRGAALPEHGPYPHPDDPADGAPYPAYPVHGPYDGPYDGRPEPAPGAAHRRTGPPAHAPDRTTLWRTPSPPAARGSAGDPVDVLAEAAGADPARIEGWLAAMTRLGLLRPDAGGRPRYAHPLLRDAVLTGWPRPRREAVHRSAAEAMLRRGDRVEAVARHLLRTPAVGLSWALRVLRDAVTVAVHDARPADAVAYLRRALDEPVSDGLRQRLLTELGSLEYASADTPAAIARLAEAQHLPADPRNRVRTAVALGTALAGRGEIRTAMEVLRRTEGRLSGHPGLARTVQTATALLSDEDPATRQEVYRGLCETGRRSPELVGTAGQALLVRYAATAALISADEAMVRVRDLLAQPTDPLAEPFLLGTAAAVAQWADELDEAERLVERGLAGQHPALLHPMQHALLNTRADLVASRGDHARVLALAADRGPGPGSGPTNRDAHALMALVHTGRTDEALHHADRFDLREVPENWELNRYLYARGVLRAATGDPAGALHDFLECGRRQAAREVISPVVTPWRTAVAECRLALGGGPEALALATEELRLARVWNTPRTVGRALRVLGTATGGRRGLELAEEAVRTLRDAPADTDMELIPALLDQGRQLLAAGERGRARARLREAAELAERKGALRWLTLAGQALREGGARGSSASRTGAGALTGSERRIAELAADGRTNTEIADLLHLARRTVETHLTSTYRKLRIRRRTELPGALHGDGRRERDRSRDAHPNPQG from the coding sequence ATGACCGGACCGCTCCGCGAACGCGACGACGCCCACGCGTTGTTGGCCGCCGAGATCGAGCGCGCCCGGGCCGGCACCGGCCGCCTCGTCCTGCTGCGCGGCGCCAGCGGCACCGGACGCACCGCCGTGCTGGAGACCGCCGCCCGGCACGCCGAGGACCTCGGCCTTCGGGTGCTGCGTGTGCGCTGCTCGCCCGAGGACACCTCGGTGCCCTTCTCCATGGTCCTCCATCTCCTCGGTCCGGTGCCCGAGTTCACGGACATGGCGCCCGGCGGCGACGACCGGGGCAGCGCGGCCCGGCTGTGGCGGCTGCTGCGCTCCTACGCGGCCGAGGGCCCGGTGCTGCTGGCCGTCGACGACGTCCACCTGGCCGACGACTCCTCGCGCCGCTGGCTGACGGAGGCGGCCCGGCACGTCGACCGATTACCGGTACTGCTGGTCGCCACCGAGCGCAGCCAGTACGACGTCGACCCGCGGCCCGCTGGACTCACCCAGGCGCTGTCCCCGTCCCTGGTGCGCACCCACACCCTCGCCCCGCTCAGCGACTCGGCGGCGGCCGGGCTGGTCCGCGACGCCTTCCCGGACGCGTCCGCGCGGTGGACCGAGGAGTGCGTACGGGCCGGCGCGGGCAGCCCGCTGCTCCTGCACGCCCTGCTGGACGACCTCGGCGGCACCCCGCACCCCGGCGGCATTCCGCCCGTGCCGGACAGTTGCGCCGCGCTGTATCCCGGGTCCTACCCGGCCGCCGTCTCCTGGTGGCTGAACAGCGCGGGTCCCGCGACGGCCGACGTGGCGCGCTGCCTCGCGGCCCTGGAACAGGCCTGGCCCACGAGCCCGCCGGACCACCGGGCCGCCCTCCGGCATGCCCTCCCGCACCCGCGGACACCGCATACGGAGACCCTGTACCGCCAGGTCCCACCGTCGGACGGCGTGTACCAGCAGGCGTCGCCGTTGAACGGCGTGTACGGGCAGGTGTCTCGGTCGGATGCCGCGTACGGGCAGGCGTCTCCGTCGGACGGTGTGTACCGGGAGGCGTCGCCGTTGGACGGCGCGTATGGGCAGGTGTCTCGGTCGGATGCCGCGTACGGGCAGGCGTCTCCGTTGGACGGCGTGTACCGGGAGGCGTCTCCGTCGGACGGCATGTACCGGGAGGTGTCGCCGTTCGGTGCCGGGTACCCGCGGGCCTCGCTGTCGGACGGTGCGTACCGGCAGGACTCGCCGTTCGGCATCGCGCGTCGGCACACCCATGAGACGCCGACGGCGCGTACGCGTCGGCCCCGGGACATCGCGCCGGGCTGCCGGGACGTGTGGAGCGCGGACCCCGGCGGCGGCGTGGATCCGCGGACACCGCTGCCCGGCGGAACCGGCCGCGGCGCGGCGCTCCCGGAGCACGGCCCCTATCCGCACCCCGACGACCCCGCCGATGGGGCACCGTACCCGGCGTACCCGGTCCACGGGCCGTACGACGGGCCGTACGACGGACGACCGGAGCCCGCACCCGGCGCCGCCCACCGCCGCACCGGACCGCCCGCCCACGCGCCGGACCGGACGACGCTGTGGCGCACCCCCTCCCCGCCCGCGGCGCGGGGGTCGGCCGGGGACCCGGTCGACGTGCTCGCCGAGGCGGCCGGGGCCGATCCCGCGCGGATCGAGGGCTGGCTCGCCGCCATGACGCGGCTCGGGCTGCTGCGCCCCGACGCGGGCGGGCGCCCCCGCTACGCGCACCCGCTGCTGCGCGACGCCGTACTGACCGGCTGGCCCCGGCCGCGCCGCGAGGCCGTGCACCGGTCGGCGGCGGAGGCGATGCTGCGCCGCGGCGACCGCGTCGAGGCGGTCGCCCGGCACCTGCTGCGGACCCCGGCCGTGGGCCTGTCCTGGGCGCTGCGCGTCCTGCGCGACGCCGTGACCGTCGCCGTGCACGACGCCCGTCCCGCCGACGCCGTCGCCTATCTGCGCCGGGCGCTGGACGAGCCGGTGTCCGACGGCCTCAGGCAACGGCTGCTGACCGAACTGGGCTCCCTGGAGTACGCGTCGGCCGACACCCCGGCCGCCATCGCCAGGCTCGCCGAGGCCCAGCACCTGCCGGCCGACCCGCGCAACCGGGTGCGTACGGCCGTCGCCCTCGGCACCGCCCTGGCCGGGCGCGGCGAGATCCGTACCGCGATGGAGGTACTGCGCCGCACCGAGGGCCGGCTGTCCGGCCACCCGGGCCTGGCCCGCACCGTGCAGACCGCCACCGCGCTGCTGTCCGACGAGGACCCGGCGACCCGGCAGGAGGTGTACCGGGGGCTGTGCGAGACCGGCCGGCGCTCCCCGGAACTGGTCGGCACCGCGGGGCAGGCCCTGCTGGTGCGGTACGCGGCGACGGCAGCGCTGATCTCCGCCGACGAGGCGATGGTCCGGGTGCGGGACCTGCTCGCCCAGCCCACCGATCCGCTGGCCGAACCCTTCCTCCTCGGCACGGCCGCCGCGGTCGCCCAGTGGGCCGACGAACTCGACGAGGCCGAACGGCTCGTGGAACGCGGCCTGGCCGGACAGCACCCCGCCCTGCTGCACCCGATGCAGCACGCGCTGCTCAACACCCGCGCCGACCTCGTTGCCTCCCGCGGCGACCACGCCCGGGTGCTCGCGCTCGCCGCCGACCGCGGCCCGGGACCCGGCTCAGGTCCCACCAACCGGGACGCCCACGCCCTGATGGCGCTGGTGCACACCGGCCGCACCGACGAGGCCCTGCACCACGCCGACCGTTTCGACCTGCGCGAAGTGCCGGAGAACTGGGAGCTGAACCGCTACCTGTACGCGCGGGGCGTGCTGCGCGCCGCCACCGGCGACCCGGCGGGCGCCCTGCACGACTTCCTGGAGTGCGGGCGCCGCCAGGCGGCCCGGGAGGTGATCAGCCCGGTCGTCACCCCGTGGCGGACGGCCGTCGCGGAGTGCCGGCTGGCGCTGGGCGGCGGACCGGAGGCGCTGGCCCTGGCGACGGAGGAACTGCGGCTGGCCCGGGTGTGGAACACCCCGCGCACCGTGGGCCGCGCGCTGCGCGTGCTGGGCACCGCGACCGGCGGGCGCCGTGGGCTCGAGCTGGCCGAGGAGGCCGTACGGACCCTGCGGGACGCGCCCGCCGACACCGACATGGAGCTGATCCCCGCGCTGCTCGACCAGGGCCGCCAGCTCCTCGCCGCGGGCGAGCGCGGACGCGCCCGGGCCCGGCTGCGCGAGGCGGCGGAACTGGCCGAGCGCAAGGGCGCCCTGCGCTGGCTCACCCTGGCCGGGCAGGCCCTGCGCGAGGGCGGCGCCCGGGGCTCGTCGGCGTCCCGCACCGGCGCCGGTGCGCTGACCGGCAGCGAGCGCCGGATCGCCGAACTGGCCGCCGACGGCCGTACCAACACCGAGATCGCCGACCTGCTGCACCTCGCCCGGCGCACCGTGGAGACCCACCTGACCAGTACCTACCGCAAGTTGCGGATACGTCGCAGAACGGAACTGCCGGGCGCGCTGCACGGAGACGGACGCCGGGAACGGGACCGGTCCCGGGACGCGCACCCCAACCCGCAGGGCTGA
- a CDS encoding MFS transporter: MSGSRTGRTGGPAAPAEADTHRWWALVVIALAQLMVVLDATIVNIALPSAQRDLDMSDANRQWVITAYTLAFGGLLLLGGRVADLVGRKRTFVIGLIGFAAASAIGGAATTSVMLFGARALQGVFAAVLAPSALSLLTTTFTDPRERGKAFGIYGALAGSGSAIGFIVGGVLTEYLNWRWCLYVNIPIAVIAVIGAFALLHDRPGHADARLDVPGVVLGCGGLVALVYGFSEAQPRGWTDPLVLALFGLAVVLLATFVWWQTRAPTPLLPLHVIRERNRAGCFLTMMLAVIGMFGLFLFMTYYLQVILGYSPVRTGLAFLPLTAAIVVGSTQISARLLPHVGPRMLMVPGMLLASGGMVILTRMTVHSEYVAEILPALLLMGLGMGLTFMPVFSTATAGVAPKDSGVTSATVNTSQQVGGSIGTALLNTIATSTSASWITAHLTDPSQRELIVREGIVHGYTVAIWVAAGVMLLAAVVAGVMVTAKAPKHGTPAERPVPEPVG, encoded by the coding sequence ATGAGTGGCTCCCGGACAGGTCGGACAGGCGGACCCGCCGCGCCCGCGGAGGCCGATACCCATCGCTGGTGGGCGCTGGTGGTGATCGCCCTGGCGCAGCTGATGGTCGTCCTCGACGCGACGATCGTGAACATCGCGCTGCCCTCGGCCCAGCGCGACCTGGACATGTCCGACGCCAACCGGCAGTGGGTGATCACCGCTTACACCCTCGCGTTCGGCGGCCTGCTGCTGCTCGGCGGGCGGGTCGCGGACCTGGTGGGGCGCAAACGCACCTTCGTCATCGGCCTGATCGGCTTCGCCGCCGCCTCCGCGATCGGCGGCGCCGCCACCACCTCGGTGATGCTCTTCGGCGCCCGCGCCCTCCAGGGCGTCTTCGCCGCCGTCCTGGCGCCGTCCGCGCTGTCCCTGCTGACGACGACCTTCACCGACCCGAGGGAGCGCGGCAAGGCCTTCGGCATCTACGGCGCGCTGGCCGGCAGCGGCTCCGCGATCGGCTTCATCGTCGGCGGCGTGCTCACCGAGTACCTGAACTGGCGCTGGTGCCTCTACGTCAACATCCCCATCGCCGTCATCGCCGTGATCGGCGCGTTCGCCCTGCTGCACGACCGGCCCGGCCATGCCGACGCCCGTCTCGACGTGCCCGGCGTGGTCCTCGGCTGCGGCGGTCTCGTCGCCCTCGTCTACGGCTTCAGCGAGGCCCAGCCCCGCGGCTGGACCGACCCGCTGGTGCTGGCCCTGTTCGGCCTGGCCGTGGTGCTCCTGGCCACCTTCGTGTGGTGGCAGACCCGGGCGCCGACGCCCCTGCTGCCGCTGCACGTCATCCGGGAACGCAACCGCGCCGGCTGCTTCCTGACGATGATGCTGGCGGTCATCGGTATGTTCGGGCTGTTCCTGTTCATGACCTACTACCTCCAGGTCATCCTCGGCTACTCCCCCGTGCGCACCGGCCTGGCGTTCCTGCCGCTGACCGCCGCGATCGTCGTGGGCTCCACCCAGATCTCGGCCCGGCTGCTGCCGCACGTGGGCCCGCGCATGCTGATGGTCCCCGGCATGCTCCTCGCCTCCGGCGGCATGGTGATCCTCACGCGGATGACCGTGCACTCGGAGTACGTCGCCGAGATCCTCCCGGCGCTGCTCCTGATGGGCCTCGGCATGGGTCTGACCTTCATGCCGGTGTTCTCCACGGCCACCGCCGGGGTCGCCCCGAAGGACTCCGGCGTGACCTCCGCGACGGTCAACACCTCGCAGCAGGTGGGCGGCTCGATCGGCACCGCGCTGCTCAACACGATCGCGACCAGTACGAGCGCCTCCTGGATCACCGCCCACCTCACCGACCCCTCCCAGCGGGAACTGATCGTCCGGGAGGGCATCGTGCACGGCTACACGGTCGCCATCTGGGTGGCCGCCGGCGTCATGCTGCTGGCGGCGGTGGTGGCGGGCGTGATGGTGACGGCCAAGGCGCCGAAGCACGGCACCCCGGCCGAACGTCCGGTGCCGGAGCCGGTGGGGTGA
- a CDS encoding ATP-binding protein, translating into MLTRLAVLRERVAALVDHRTATDPTADDPLRGLYLPDEAVHHLLRTWPSGDGEPPAVEPVPVGAPAGPGDRLARLAVRTRLTELDTAALLVALAPDVDRTFEPLYGYLNNDVSRRRATVGLALDLCGVPAHTATARTRFHASAPLCALGLLEVEEPERPFLTRSLRVPDRLIGHLLGDDTPDAALLGLLLPMPDPLPAAGTDADDFVRRLAARLHDGPLTTYLREPREGDGLAAVASVLDAAGIDALRCTEPADHVPELLREARLGGRAVVVAGLPEKPGPLVRALTAARDVTVLVTDPRPYDPHWSPTDPLVLDAPGRRAGGAAAWHAALGADADGFDLASAVAPYRLGGDRIQRAALTARTLAAFDGTPVTADHVRLAARRQSASGLERHARRIRPAVDWRDLVLPDKPLVQLHELALRARHRDQVLGEWRLSAGGGRGRGVLGLFAGESGTGKTLSAEVVAADLGLDLYVVQLSSVVDKYVGETEKNLERIFTEADRTDAVLLFDEADAVFGKRSEVKDAHDKYANMESAYLLQRLESFDGIALLTTNLRANIDEAFTRRLDLVVDFPFPDAGQRLALWRHGLSHVPAADGIDPEPLARDFELAGGSIRSAVVTAAYLAAGRGGTVTADDLLEGARREYRKAGRLVPGEGGW; encoded by the coding sequence ATGCTCACCCGGCTCGCTGTCCTGCGGGAACGGGTGGCCGCGCTGGTCGACCACCGCACCGCCACCGACCCCACCGCCGACGACCCGCTGCGCGGCCTGTACCTGCCCGACGAGGCCGTCCACCACCTGCTGCGCACCTGGCCGTCCGGCGACGGCGAGCCCCCGGCCGTCGAACCGGTCCCGGTCGGCGCTCCGGCCGGCCCCGGGGACCGGCTGGCGCGGCTGGCCGTGCGGACGCGGCTGACCGAGCTGGACACCGCCGCCCTGCTCGTCGCCCTCGCCCCCGACGTCGACCGCACCTTCGAGCCGCTCTACGGCTACCTCAACAACGACGTGAGCCGCCGCCGCGCCACCGTGGGCCTCGCCCTCGACCTGTGCGGAGTGCCCGCGCACACGGCGACGGCCCGGACCCGCTTCCACGCCTCGGCCCCCCTGTGCGCCCTCGGCCTGCTGGAGGTGGAGGAGCCCGAGCGGCCCTTCCTCACCCGTTCGCTGCGAGTCCCGGACCGGCTCATCGGCCACCTGCTCGGCGACGACACCCCGGACGCCGCCCTCCTCGGCCTGCTGCTCCCGATGCCGGACCCACTGCCCGCCGCCGGCACCGACGCCGACGACTTCGTACGCCGGCTGGCCGCCCGGCTGCACGACGGCCCGCTCACCACCTACCTGCGCGAGCCGCGCGAGGGTGACGGCCTGGCCGCCGTCGCCTCCGTACTGGACGCCGCGGGTATCGACGCGCTGCGCTGCACCGAGCCCGCGGACCACGTACCGGAGCTGCTGCGCGAGGCCCGCCTCGGCGGCCGGGCGGTCGTGGTGGCGGGCCTGCCCGAGAAGCCGGGCCCGCTGGTGCGGGCGCTGACCGCGGCGAGGGACGTGACCGTCCTGGTGACGGACCCCCGCCCGTACGACCCGCACTGGTCCCCGACCGATCCGCTGGTCCTGGACGCACCGGGCCGCCGGGCCGGTGGCGCGGCCGCCTGGCACGCAGCGCTGGGCGCCGACGCCGACGGGTTCGACCTGGCCTCGGCCGTCGCTCCGTACCGGCTCGGCGGCGACCGGATCCAGCGGGCCGCGCTCACCGCCCGCACCCTCGCCGCCTTCGACGGCACGCCCGTCACCGCCGACCACGTCCGGCTCGCCGCCCGCCGCCAGTCGGCCTCCGGCCTGGAACGCCATGCCCGGCGGATCCGGCCCGCCGTGGACTGGCGGGACCTGGTGCTGCCCGACAAGCCCCTCGTCCAGCTCCACGAGCTCGCCCTGCGCGCCCGCCACCGCGACCAGGTCCTCGGCGAGTGGCGGCTGAGCGCGGGCGGCGGCCGCGGCCGGGGTGTCCTCGGCCTGTTCGCGGGCGAGTCCGGCACCGGCAAGACCCTGTCGGCGGAGGTGGTCGCCGCCGACCTGGGCCTCGACCTGTACGTGGTGCAACTGTCGTCGGTCGTGGACAAGTACGTCGGTGAGACCGAGAAGAACCTGGAGCGCATCTTCACCGAGGCCGACCGCACCGACGCCGTACTCCTCTTCGACGAGGCGGACGCCGTCTTCGGCAAGCGCTCCGAGGTCAAGGACGCGCACGACAAGTACGCCAACATGGAGAGCGCCTACCTGCTCCAGCGCCTCGAGTCCTTCGACGGCATCGCCCTGCTCACCACCAACCTGCGGGCCAACATCGACGAGGCGTTCACCCGGCGCCTGGACCTGGTGGTCGACTTCCCGTTCCCGGACGCCGGGCAGCGGCTGGCACTGTGGCGGCACGGACTGTCGCACGTCCCGGCCGCCGACGGCATCGACCCGGAGCCGCTGGCCCGGGACTTCGAGCTGGCCGGCGGTTCGATCCGCAGCGCCGTGGTCACCGCGGCCTACCTGGCCGCCGGACGCGGGGGAACGGTGACGGCGGACGACCTCCTGGAGGGCGCCCGCCGTGAGTACCGCAAGGCCGGGAGGCTGGTCCCGGGGGAAGGCGGCTGGTGA
- a CDS encoding DUF4255 domain-containing protein → MIHEVDEVLKTLLTGGTLTDSGIDVAFEAPTRDWAARRNAPVVNTYLYDIREDVSRRHRGQMAVRDQDDIVIKRRQPPRWFRLSYLVTAWTKTPQDEHRLLSAVLATLLPREMLPPSELPGSLGALGLSVPLTVAGIQTEARSLAEIWSALGGELKPSLDLVVTAPFPAFPEYEAGPPVTEGATVRVGGMEGDPPVSEGRSHRPHQVAAVRTARKAAPGGRTKRQ, encoded by the coding sequence GTGATCCACGAGGTGGACGAGGTCCTCAAGACCCTCCTCACAGGCGGGACCTTGACCGACTCGGGCATCGACGTGGCCTTCGAGGCACCCACCCGTGACTGGGCGGCCCGGCGCAACGCCCCCGTGGTCAACACGTACTTGTACGACATCCGTGAGGACGTGAGTCGTCGGCACCGTGGTCAGATGGCGGTGCGCGACCAGGACGACATCGTCATCAAACGCCGCCAGCCGCCGCGCTGGTTCCGGCTGTCGTACCTGGTGACGGCCTGGACGAAGACCCCGCAGGACGAGCACCGGCTGCTGTCCGCGGTCCTGGCGACCCTGCTCCCCCGCGAGATGCTGCCGCCCTCGGAACTCCCCGGCTCGCTCGGCGCGCTCGGGCTTTCGGTGCCGTTGACGGTGGCCGGCATCCAGACCGAGGCCCGGTCCCTCGCCGAGATCTGGTCCGCCCTGGGCGGCGAGCTGAAGCCGTCCCTCGACCTGGTGGTGACCGCGCCCTTCCCGGCCTTCCCCGAGTACGAGGCCGGGCCCCCGGTCACCGAGGGCGCGACGGTCCGCGTCGGCGGCATGGAGGGCGACCCGCCGGTGTCCGAGGGACGCTCGCACCGACCGCACCAGGTGGCGGCGGTCCGCACCGCCCGCAAGGCCGCACCGGGCGGCCGTACGAAACGACAGTGA